One window from the genome of Hyphomonas neptunium ATCC 15444 encodes:
- a CDS encoding LuxR C-terminal-related transcriptional regulator, producing MKSLLILEDIAETRAWLCEIAREAFPGCLIHEEGSVRGGVTAATGAKFDLAMLDLGLPDGSGLDVLRKVKQENPDTICVITTVMGDDAWIVGALSAGANGYLLKDQPQDTLIRQLRQIADGVPALSPSIARRIMDHFRLTGPAAPDDDLTARERDVLALIGRGMRNGEVARALDLSENTVASYIKGIYRKLGISSRAEASWHATRMGLTTDRT from the coding sequence GTGAAGAGCCTCCTGATCCTGGAAGACATTGCGGAAACCCGCGCATGGCTTTGCGAGATCGCGCGCGAGGCATTTCCCGGTTGCCTGATCCATGAGGAAGGCAGCGTGCGCGGAGGCGTTACCGCAGCCACAGGCGCAAAGTTCGACCTGGCGATGCTCGACCTTGGCCTGCCGGACGGCTCGGGCCTCGATGTGCTGCGCAAGGTGAAACAGGAAAACCCCGATACGATCTGCGTCATCACAACCGTGATGGGCGATGATGCCTGGATCGTCGGCGCGCTGTCAGCCGGCGCCAATGGCTACCTCCTGAAGGATCAACCCCAGGATACCCTCATCCGCCAGCTCCGTCAGATTGCGGACGGTGTGCCCGCTCTCTCTCCGTCCATCGCCCGGCGCATCATGGATCATTTCCGCCTCACCGGCCCGGCCGCGCCCGATGATGATCTCACGGCCCGCGAGCGTGACGTACTTGCCCTCATCGGCCGGGGCATGCGCAATGGCGAAGTCGCCCGCGCGCTGGACCTCAGCGAAAACACCGTCGCCAGCTACATCAAGGGTATCTACCGCAAACTCGGCATTTCCTCCCGCGCCGAAGCCTCCTGGCACGCCACCCGGATGGGCCTGACCACCGACCGGACCTGA
- a CDS encoding sensor histidine kinase: MKLQDMNTPLVRFAVPALIVVAVTAGMAVWGLQPASGWTGEVSAWRSPFAVHPGLWVSLLVGFGACLVSTWVWALKPADPAAILFAVSGLTTLMFSVSSTVWLFAMVLPDSAYMTAAIINCIGASGFGIVMMCLFLIYPVKLPYWRWLMAATVLGFGAVTYWVMFGPSPDFMLVHPITFWEMVGIFVLVGWQIFATRGDPAQRSIALWLGAAVVLGAGGFISTVAFPHTFGFLPLLNENIAFGFFLLIYAALTVGLMRFRVFGLGGWAFQLMFHFLAALGVLALDLALIGMLSFEPGAAFSVALLLAAAVYLPVRSLAWRKLSGQARPDEAELFRSVIDIALRPSGEQRAERWRKLMRDVFGPLEIKAVEAGGAKVRVEDEGTLMLLPAAADSPPLSLRYRNGGRALYSPKDVALATQIVKLMRYAEENRNAYDRGVSEERARIARDIHDNIGAQLLRALHSRESGRKDAMIRETLTDIRDVINNAQGAEAPMEDVLADLRAETADRLEPHGVMLSWNLHAAPGALLSRQKVHALRALIREAVSNTIKHAEARSVEVTIRLDADWLSLKVTDDGKGMPAQTASLGNGLGNMKLRVESFGGDISLEGGEGTCLAARIPVFEMAAE; the protein is encoded by the coding sequence ATGAAGCTGCAGGATATGAATACGCCGCTGGTGCGCTTTGCGGTGCCGGCATTGATTGTCGTGGCGGTGACGGCCGGGATGGCGGTCTGGGGGCTGCAGCCGGCGTCAGGATGGACGGGTGAGGTGAGCGCGTGGCGGTCGCCCTTCGCGGTGCATCCGGGGCTGTGGGTGTCGCTGCTGGTCGGGTTTGGGGCGTGCCTGGTGTCGACCTGGGTGTGGGCGCTGAAGCCGGCGGACCCTGCGGCGATCCTGTTTGCGGTGAGCGGGCTGACGACGCTGATGTTCTCGGTGTCCTCAACCGTGTGGCTGTTTGCGATGGTGTTGCCCGACAGCGCCTACATGACGGCGGCGATCATCAACTGCATCGGCGCGTCGGGCTTTGGCATCGTGATGATGTGCCTGTTCCTGATCTATCCGGTGAAGCTGCCCTATTGGCGCTGGCTGATGGCGGCGACGGTGCTGGGGTTTGGGGCGGTGACGTATTGGGTGATGTTTGGTCCGTCGCCGGATTTCATGCTGGTGCATCCGATTACCTTCTGGGAGATGGTGGGCATCTTCGTGCTGGTGGGCTGGCAGATCTTTGCGACGCGAGGTGATCCGGCGCAGCGGTCGATTGCGTTGTGGCTGGGCGCGGCGGTGGTGCTGGGGGCGGGCGGGTTTATCTCGACGGTGGCGTTTCCGCATACGTTCGGGTTTCTGCCGCTGCTGAACGAGAACATCGCGTTCGGATTTTTCCTGCTGATCTATGCGGCGCTGACCGTTGGGCTGATGCGCTTCCGCGTGTTCGGGCTGGGCGGCTGGGCGTTCCAGCTGATGTTCCACTTCCTGGCGGCGTTGGGCGTTCTGGCGCTGGATCTGGCGCTGATCGGGATGCTCTCATTTGAGCCGGGGGCGGCGTTCTCGGTGGCGCTGTTGCTGGCGGCGGCGGTGTATCTGCCGGTGCGCAGCCTGGCGTGGCGCAAGCTGTCGGGGCAGGCGCGGCCCGATGAGGCGGAGCTGTTCCGGTCGGTGATCGACATTGCTCTGCGCCCCAGCGGAGAGCAGCGGGCGGAGCGCTGGCGCAAGCTGATGCGGGATGTGTTCGGGCCGCTGGAGATCAAGGCCGTTGAGGCAGGCGGGGCAAAGGTGCGCGTGGAGGATGAGGGCACGTTGATGCTGTTGCCGGCGGCGGCAGATTCCCCGCCGCTGAGCCTGCGCTATCGCAATGGCGGGCGGGCGCTCTATTCGCCCAAGGATGTCGCGCTGGCGACGCAGATCGTGAAGCTGATGCGGTATGCGGAGGAAAACCGCAACGCCTATGACCGGGGCGTGTCAGAAGAACGCGCGCGGATTGCGCGGGACATTCACGACAATATCGGGGCGCAGCTGCTGCGCGCGCTGCACTCGCGCGAGAGCGGCCGGAAGGACGCGATGATCCGCGAGACGCTGACCGACATCCGCGATGTGATCAACAATGCGCAAGGCGCCGAGGCGCCGATGGAGGATGTGCTGGCGGACCTGCGGGCCGAGACGGCAGACCGGCTGGAGCCGCATGGCGTCATGCTGAGCTGGAATTTGCATGCGGCACCCGGCGCGTTGCTGTCCCGGCAGAAGGTGCATGCGCTGCGGGCGCTGATCCGGGAAGCGGTGAGCAACACGATCAAGCATGCAGAGGCGCGCTCGGTTGAGGTGACCATTCGTCTGGATGCGGACTGGCTCTCGCTGAAGGTGACCGATGATGGCAAGGGCATGCCGGCGCAGACGGCTTCGCTGGGCAATGGCCTGGGAAATATGAAGCTGCGCGTGGAGAGCTTCGGCGGCGATATTTCGCTGGAGGGCGGGGAGGGCACGTGCCTCGCCGCGCGTATTCCGGTGTTCGAGATGGCGGCGGAGTAG
- a CDS encoding TonB-dependent receptor: MKRQKPFSRIVFGGASALAITLAAPALAQETTAPEAAPAATESPSSESDLKLGSITVTANRREESAQDVPMAIQAFGEDTLSQLQINSVEDLSSVVPGFNVSQSYQGVPTYTLRGIGFNTINLSATSTVGTYVDEVAYPYPFMNSGPVFDVSRVEVLKGPQGTLFGRNTTAGLINVVTNKPVDEFQASAKAEVGNYDTWNLEGMVNLPVSDTIQARFAVRSENSDEGWQRSISRPDEDRGTVEKLGFRAAVALQPSDKLDVNLSYNGWINKSDTIAGQGIGLTPSTDPTFIVPGTNGPSTTSGFNAPGLVDYIQNNQPTSAEDADWVPYNIRAATIGGVPGMTDDNKEDASFHAFRAGINYTFDNDLTLVSLTGYNKLEREAILDFSGAPYQILNQDIDGEITSFSQELRLEGQTDRANWLVGAYYGKDETTDTNRTMLRDNANSNFISTAAYLLTVDPTALGFPPETAGLVALVNRDPETGQPYTAAELLNSFQTYRDSGDFETTTQSIFANVDWELTPEFSLTTGVRYTEDEQQYVGCSADVNGSMQPNVNVFNRVFFTGIYGLSAPPPALLENGCNTYDLTTNTFGPVESDTKEDNVSWRIAGNWTPSDNMLLFASVTQGYKSASTPVNAASKSEQNAPATQESLLAYEAGVKAQLFNQRLQTNASVFFYDYEDKQVASFFPDPIYRALSRLQNVPKSEAYGFETEVTWLINENLTAMGGLTLLQTEIKEFDTSDSFGLPTSRAGDPFLYSPETSASLALLYDRPLNETYGMRSTLSGRWQSDSTAGDPNDPFYDIDSYGTLNGSISLYTLNDSWELSLWGQNLTDEYYITQVTSNANVVLRYAGKPRTYGASLSYRF; encoded by the coding sequence ATGAAACGTCAAAAACCCTTTAGTCGTATTGTATTCGGCGGTGCCTCGGCGCTGGCCATCACCCTGGCCGCGCCCGCGCTCGCGCAGGAAACAACGGCCCCGGAAGCCGCGCCTGCCGCAACCGAGAGCCCGTCTTCTGAGTCCGACCTGAAACTCGGCTCGATCACCGTCACCGCCAACCGCCGCGAAGAGTCCGCCCAGGATGTTCCGATGGCGATCCAGGCGTTCGGCGAAGACACGCTGAGCCAGCTCCAGATCAACTCGGTCGAAGACCTCAGCTCGGTCGTCCCCGGCTTTAACGTGTCGCAGTCCTATCAGGGCGTGCCCACCTACACGCTGCGCGGCATCGGCTTCAACACGATCAACCTCTCGGCCACCTCCACCGTCGGTACCTATGTCGACGAGGTCGCCTACCCCTATCCGTTCATGAACTCCGGCCCGGTCTTTGACGTTTCGCGCGTCGAGGTTCTCAAAGGTCCGCAGGGCACGCTGTTCGGCCGCAACACCACCGCCGGCCTGATCAACGTCGTCACCAACAAGCCGGTCGACGAATTCCAGGCCAGCGCAAAAGCCGAAGTCGGCAATTACGACACCTGGAACCTCGAAGGCATGGTCAACCTGCCGGTCTCCGACACCATTCAGGCCCGCTTCGCTGTCCGCAGCGAAAACAGCGATGAAGGCTGGCAGCGTTCGATCAGCCGTCCGGACGAAGATCGCGGCACGGTCGAGAAGCTCGGCTTCCGCGCCGCAGTGGCCCTTCAGCCGTCTGACAAGCTGGACGTGAACCTCAGCTATAATGGCTGGATCAACAAATCCGATACGATCGCCGGACAGGGCATCGGCCTCACGCCGAGCACCGACCCGACCTTCATCGTTCCGGGCACGAACGGCCCGTCCACGACCTCCGGCTTCAATGCACCGGGCCTCGTCGACTATATCCAGAACAACCAGCCCACCAGCGCCGAAGATGCGGACTGGGTGCCTTACAATATCCGTGCGGCCACCATTGGCGGCGTTCCGGGCATGACAGACGACAACAAGGAAGACGCCAGCTTCCACGCCTTCCGGGCCGGCATCAACTACACCTTCGACAACGACCTGACCCTCGTTTCGCTTACCGGCTATAACAAGCTCGAGCGTGAAGCGATCCTCGACTTCTCGGGCGCGCCCTATCAGATCCTGAACCAGGACATTGATGGCGAAATCACCTCGTTCAGCCAGGAACTTCGCCTCGAAGGTCAGACCGACCGGGCAAACTGGCTCGTCGGCGCCTATTACGGCAAGGATGAGACGACCGACACCAACCGCACCATGCTGCGGGACAATGCCAACTCGAACTTCATTTCGACGGCGGCTTATTTGTTGACGGTTGATCCAACTGCACTGGGCTTTCCGCCCGAAACTGCCGGCCTCGTCGCACTCGTCAACCGCGACCCGGAAACCGGACAACCCTATACAGCCGCAGAGCTGCTCAACTCGTTCCAGACCTATCGCGACAGCGGTGATTTTGAAACGACCACCCAGAGCATCTTCGCGAATGTGGACTGGGAACTGACCCCGGAGTTCTCGCTGACCACCGGCGTGCGTTACACGGAAGACGAGCAGCAATATGTGGGTTGCTCGGCAGATGTGAACGGCTCGATGCAGCCGAACGTCAACGTGTTCAACCGCGTTTTCTTCACCGGCATCTACGGCCTCTCCGCGCCGCCGCCTGCCCTTCTGGAAAACGGCTGCAACACCTATGATCTGACCACCAACACCTTCGGTCCGGTCGAATCCGACACGAAAGAAGACAATGTCAGCTGGCGGATCGCCGGTAACTGGACACCGTCCGACAACATGCTCCTCTTCGCGTCGGTAACGCAGGGCTACAAGTCGGCCTCGACCCCGGTGAACGCCGCATCGAAGTCCGAGCAGAACGCCCCGGCAACGCAGGAAAGCCTGCTCGCCTATGAAGCCGGTGTGAAGGCTCAGCTGTTCAACCAGCGCCTCCAGACCAACGCCTCGGTCTTCTTCTATGACTATGAAGACAAGCAGGTTGCTTCCTTCTTCCCGGACCCGATCTACCGCGCTCTTTCGCGCCTCCAGAACGTTCCGAAGTCGGAAGCCTATGGTTTCGAGACCGAAGTCACCTGGCTGATCAACGAAAACCTCACCGCGATGGGCGGCCTCACGCTGCTGCAAACGGAGATCAAGGAATTCGACACCTCCGACAGCTTCGGCCTTCCGACCAGCCGCGCCGGCGATCCGTTCCTCTACAGCCCGGAAACCAGCGCAAGCCTGGCCCTGCTCTATGACCGGCCTCTGAACGAGACCTATGGCATGCGCAGCACGCTGAGCGGCCGCTGGCAGAGCGATTCGACAGCAGGTGATCCGAACGATCCCTTCTACGACATCGACTCCTACGGCACCCTCAATGGCTCGATCAGCCTCTACACGCTGAACGACAGCTGGGAACTCTCCCTCTGGGGCCAGAACCTGACGGATGAGTATTACATCACGCAGGTTACATCGAACGCAAACGTCGTCCTGCGCTATGCAGGCAAACCACGCACCTACGGGGCATCGCTCTCGTATCGCTTCTAG
- a CDS encoding flavin-containing monooxygenase produces the protein MADTAAVKERKPKAKIEHFDVLIAGAGISGVGAAYHIKTQTPKKKFLVLEAYESFGGTWYMHRYPGIRSDSDLYTFGYRFKPWVGPPIASREEILKYMGEVIDEAGLAEHIRYRHKIRSASWSSAKKKWTVKAENLETGDVLTFTANFLWMCQGYYNHAQGYTPEWAGMADFKGQIVHPQTWPEDLDLTGKKVICIGSGATAATVVPAIAGKCEHVTLLQRSPTYFIPARNENVLADELRMLGVDDAWIHEIVRRKYNHDQAEFTRRSFEESDTVRQELLDGVKACLPEDFDMSHFTPSYRPWRQRIAFVPDADLFEGIKAGQASVVTDHIDRFTEKGILLKSGNELEADVIITATGFDLSVLGDIPFEVDGEPVDWSKTITYRGMMFTGVPNLAWVFGYFRASWTLRVDMMGDLICRLLKHMDEKKVKQVEVALRPQDHNMEILPWIDEANFNPGYLARSMHLMPKRGTTRDWQHTQDYWREKDEFPLIDLDGEEFRYS, from the coding sequence ATGGCGGATACCGCAGCGGTCAAAGAACGCAAACCCAAGGCAAAGATCGAGCATTTCGATGTGCTGATCGCCGGGGCGGGGATTTCCGGGGTTGGCGCGGCCTATCATATCAAGACGCAGACGCCGAAGAAGAAGTTCCTGGTGCTGGAAGCTTATGAGAGCTTTGGTGGCACCTGGTACATGCACCGCTATCCAGGCATCCGGTCTGACTCTGATCTTTACACGTTCGGTTACCGGTTCAAGCCATGGGTCGGCCCGCCGATTGCGAGCCGGGAAGAGATCCTGAAATATATGGGCGAAGTGATCGACGAAGCCGGTCTCGCCGAGCATATCCGCTATCGCCACAAGATCCGCTCGGCGAGCTGGTCGAGCGCGAAGAAGAAGTGGACCGTGAAGGCGGAAAACCTTGAGACCGGGGATGTGCTGACGTTCACGGCAAACTTCCTCTGGATGTGTCAGGGCTATTACAATCATGCGCAGGGCTATACGCCCGAATGGGCCGGAATGGCTGATTTCAAAGGGCAGATCGTTCATCCGCAGACCTGGCCGGAAGACCTGGACCTGACAGGAAAGAAGGTGATCTGCATCGGCTCTGGCGCGACGGCGGCGACGGTTGTGCCGGCGATTGCGGGCAAGTGTGAGCATGTGACGCTGCTGCAACGCTCGCCGACCTATTTCATCCCGGCACGGAATGAAAACGTTCTGGCCGATGAGCTGCGGATGCTGGGCGTGGATGATGCGTGGATTCACGAGATCGTGCGACGCAAGTATAATCACGATCAGGCGGAGTTCACCCGGCGGTCTTTCGAGGAGTCTGACACTGTGCGCCAGGAGCTTCTGGACGGGGTGAAAGCGTGCCTGCCGGAAGATTTCGACATGAGCCATTTCACGCCGAGCTATCGGCCATGGCGCCAGCGGATTGCGTTTGTTCCGGATGCGGACCTGTTTGAAGGCATTAAGGCCGGACAGGCGAGCGTGGTGACCGATCATATCGACCGGTTCACTGAGAAAGGCATCCTGCTGAAATCCGGCAACGAGCTGGAAGCCGATGTGATCATCACGGCGACGGGGTTTGATCTTTCCGTGCTGGGCGACATTCCTTTCGAGGTGGATGGTGAGCCGGTCGACTGGTCGAAGACCATCACCTATCGCGGAATGATGTTTACCGGCGTGCCGAACCTTGCCTGGGTGTTTGGCTATTTCCGGGCGAGCTGGACCCTGCGGGTGGACATGATGGGCGACCTGATCTGCCGTCTTCTCAAGCATATGGACGAGAAGAAGGTGAAGCAGGTGGAAGTGGCCCTGCGTCCGCAGGACCATAATATGGAAATCCTGCCCTGGATCGATGAGGCCAACTTCAATCCCGGCTATCTCGCCCGATCAATGCACCTGATGCCCAAGCGCGGCACCACGCGCGACTGGCAGCACACGCAGGACTATTGGCGCGAGAAAGACGAGTTCCCGCTGATCGACCTGGACGGAGAAGAATTCCGCTACAGCTGA